Proteins from a genomic interval of Ignavibacteriales bacterium:
- a CDS encoding DUF4097 family beta strand repeat-containing protein, with amino-acid sequence MKHARMIWLVGVFTVCSFALALAQSAPADKVNVPLSDPSRPVMLKIGLISGSITVKGGTVKDVTVEARIRATEDDEEKAEKPRGLKLITNNSTSLTVEEDDNVVSVSTGMRGGSRTVDLTLRVPTNCSMHLSTVNDGNIEVENVNGDLEINCTNGYVKLTGISGSAVANALNEDITASFAKVNPQKSMSFSSLNGKIDVTFPSDVKAIVSMKSDQGEIYSDFDMKMLTEDVSPSSRVQDNKGKKGKFRISVEKTVRASINGGGQDIQLTNFNGDIYIRKGK; translated from the coding sequence ATGAAACACGCACGAATGATATGGCTGGTGGGAGTGTTTACAGTGTGCTCATTTGCGCTGGCCTTGGCACAGAGTGCGCCCGCGGACAAAGTAAACGTCCCGCTTTCAGATCCATCCCGCCCGGTGATGCTGAAGATTGGCCTCATCAGCGGAAGCATCACGGTCAAGGGGGGAACCGTGAAAGACGTCACTGTCGAGGCACGAATTCGGGCCACGGAGGATGATGAAGAGAAGGCCGAGAAGCCGCGGGGTTTGAAACTCATCACAAACAATAGTACGAGTCTGACGGTCGAGGAAGATGACAACGTTGTTTCTGTGAGTACCGGGATGCGTGGAGGGTCGCGCACCGTGGACCTCACGCTGCGCGTTCCGACGAATTGCTCGATGCACCTGAGCACGGTGAATGACGGCAACATCGAAGTGGAGAATGTCAACGGCGACTTGGAAATTAATTGCACGAATGGCTACGTCAAACTGACGGGGATATCCGGTTCTGCAGTTGCCAATGCGCTCAATGAAGACATCACGGCATCGTTCGCAAAAGTCAATCCGCAGAAATCGATGTCTTTCAGCTCGCTCAACGGTAAGATTGACGTGACCTTCCCGTCCGACGTCAAGGCGATCGTCTCTATGAAATCGGACCAGGGTGAGATCTATAGCGACTTCGACATGAAAATGCTGACGGAGGATGTCTCCCCATCCTCGAGAGTGCAGGACAACAAAGGAAAGAAAGGGAAATTCCGCATTTCGGTTGAAAAGACTGTGCGCGCGAGTATCAATGGGGGTGGACAAGATATCCAGCTCACAAACTTCAATGGCGATATCTATATCCGAAAAGGAAAATAG
- a CDS encoding VWA domain-containing protein: MKARIAFTLVVAAVLGLGLATGSDKGTTINGRFGSSYISHNGGTAYLQICITTPPAENRERQPMNLAVVLDRSGSMADEGKIEYAKKAVRSLMDQLQEGDYFSFVIYDDVVQVLRESRRVSDKRDLRNLLDEVYPRGATNLGGGLVAGLEQVERHRDREYLNRVILLSDGLANRGITSPLELKHIARRYRSNSISVTTMGVGLDYNENLMMGLSQSGGGNYYFIESPNSLASIFRKELTRLSSIAARNASIELTLADGIHVRDVIGCERDHEGKRIKIPLGDLFSGEQRHLTVELEIPEGSGTLQAVKGVLRYEEKRGWFESWPSFSASLHYTRILADVDKNRDNEIQALVDVALSTRSVDKALRALDEGRKDDAARELKAAQSAMMLSPAAFSKGAGGAMLGEQRVRLESFQKLLEDSVDFRKAKKSMQYENYQAQKK; encoded by the coding sequence ATGAAAGCACGAATCGCATTTACACTCGTCGTTGCGGCGGTGCTGGGGTTGGGGCTGGCAACAGGATCAGACAAGGGAACAACCATAAATGGACGATTCGGCAGCTCTTACATTTCCCACAACGGCGGGACGGCATATCTGCAGATCTGCATTACGACGCCGCCTGCCGAAAATCGCGAGCGCCAGCCGATGAATCTCGCGGTCGTTCTCGATCGCAGCGGCTCGATGGCTGACGAAGGGAAGATCGAGTATGCGAAAAAGGCAGTCCGCTCTCTCATGGACCAACTGCAGGAAGGCGATTACTTCTCTTTTGTGATCTATGACGACGTCGTTCAGGTGTTGCGTGAATCCAGGCGGGTCAGTGACAAGCGGGACCTCCGGAATCTCCTGGATGAGGTCTATCCCCGGGGGGCGACGAATCTCGGCGGCGGTCTGGTGGCAGGATTGGAACAGGTCGAGCGGCATCGGGACAGGGAATATCTCAACAGAGTCATCCTGCTCTCTGACGGACTCGCAAATCGTGGTATCACAAGCCCTCTTGAGCTCAAGCACATCGCCCGGCGGTACCGGTCAAATTCGATTTCCGTGACGACGATGGGTGTCGGACTCGACTACAATGAGAACCTCATGATGGGGCTCTCCCAGAGCGGCGGAGGCAACTACTATTTCATCGAGAGTCCGAACAGCCTGGCTTCGATTTTCAGGAAAGAGCTCACAAGGCTCTCGAGCATCGCAGCGCGGAACGCTTCGATCGAGCTGACACTGGCCGACGGCATTCACGTTCGTGATGTGATCGGATGCGAACGGGACCATGAAGGCAAACGGATCAAGATCCCCCTCGGCGATCTCTTCTCCGGCGAACAGCGACACCTCACCGTGGAGCTCGAGATCCCTGAGGGTTCGGGAACGCTGCAGGCGGTCAAAGGGGTGCTCCGGTATGAAGAGAAGCGCGGCTGGTTTGAGTCGTGGCCCTCGTTCAGCGCGTCTCTCCACTACACACGGATACTGGCTGACGTCGACAAGAACCGTGACAACGAAATCCAGGCGCTCGTCGATGTCGCTCTCTCGACGCGTAGTGTGGACAAAGCCCTGAGGGCACTCGACGAAGGCCGGAAGGATGACGCGGCAAGGGAGCTGAAGGCAGCTCAGTCGGCTATGATGTTGTCGCCGGCGGCTTTTTCAAAGGGAGCCGGTGGAGCGATGCTCGGTGAACAGCGTGTGCGGCTGGAGAGCTTTCAGAAATTGCTTGAGGACAGCGTAGATTTCAGGAAGGCAAAGAAGTCGATGCAGTACGAAAACTACCAGGCGCAGAAGAAGTAG
- a CDS encoding sigma-70 family RNA polymerase sigma factor, with protein MKSPLLFLTTDARILDLIRKGDEEALVLLYDSTRRPIVNLVMRNSGSSDDAEDVLQESLIVLWERVRAGKFEYKAKLSTFVYATAKNVWSQTLRRKGREVSGNLDPDGAEDPAPSALENLIASEQALKVSDALGKIGEQCRKLLLLFYWDELSMDEIAVELGFANADTAKAKKYQCKKALEEVLRKKSG; from the coding sequence ATGAAGTCTCCCCTCCTTTTTCTTACTACTGATGCGAGGATCCTGGATCTCATCCGGAAGGGGGACGAGGAAGCGCTGGTCTTGTTGTACGATTCCACCCGGAGGCCAATCGTGAACCTGGTGATGCGGAATAGCGGCAGCTCGGACGACGCAGAGGATGTTCTCCAGGAATCCCTCATTGTCCTCTGGGAACGGGTCAGGGCCGGGAAATTTGAGTACAAAGCGAAACTGAGCACCTTTGTGTATGCGACAGCGAAGAACGTGTGGTCGCAGACGTTGCGTAGGAAAGGGAGGGAGGTCTCTGGAAATCTCGACCCGGATGGAGCGGAAGACCCGGCTCCTTCTGCGCTGGAGAACCTGATCGCATCTGAACAAGCGCTCAAGGTAAGTGACGCACTTGGGAAGATTGGCGAGCAATGCCGGAAACTCCTGCTTCTCTTCTATTGGGATGAATTGTCAATGGACGAAATCGCCGTGGAGCTGGGCTTCGCAAACGCCGACACCGCCAAGGCGAAGAAATACCAGTGCAAGAAGGCGCTGGAGGAAGTGTTGAGGAAGAAGAGTGGTTAG
- a CDS encoding RNA polymerase sigma factor, whose product MNSLLATDNELMLQVREGDVAKLGILFERHHVKLYNFLARVTNRRDSSEDLVQEVFFRMLKYGHSFRGEAPFTVWMYQLARNAATDHYRKWKNETPMEGAEDAPDRDSAPDDSLLRDERAEHLRKALALLSVDKKEVLILSRYQELKYEEIGAILNCPVGTVKARVHRALKDLKREYQKLTGERF is encoded by the coding sequence GTGAATTCACTCTTAGCTACAGACAATGAGCTCATGTTGCAGGTTCGCGAGGGCGATGTCGCGAAATTGGGCATACTGTTCGAACGGCACCATGTGAAGCTTTACAACTTTCTCGCGCGTGTCACGAACAGGCGCGACTCCAGCGAGGACCTGGTGCAAGAAGTATTCTTCCGCATGCTGAAGTACGGGCATTCGTTCCGCGGTGAGGCGCCGTTCACGGTGTGGATGTATCAGCTGGCGCGCAACGCTGCAACTGACCACTACAGGAAGTGGAAGAACGAAACGCCCATGGAAGGAGCCGAGGATGCGCCCGATCGGGACTCGGCACCCGACGATTCACTTCTGCGCGATGAGAGGGCGGAGCATTTAAGGAAAGCACTGGCATTGCTTTCGGTTGACAAGAAGGAAGTGCTGATTCTGAGCAGGTACCAGGAACTGAAGTATGAAGAGATTGGCGCCATACTCAATTGTCCGGTTGGCACCGTCAAGGCGAGAGTTCACAGGGCGCTGAAAGATCTGAAACGGGAATATCAAAAGTTGACCGGCGAGAGGTTCTGA
- a CDS encoding zf-HC2 domain-containing protein, which produces MKKTIHILIQLPDYLAGSVSKAERTSIAHHLKSCKSCRSEYTVLAKVWAELGRLPDERPGPQLQEQFYSKLETLKAPSEPRVAPEMRLIDRMNNLVERLWPKQPAVQIAIALVCLLVGYVIGFRIDGGNGSNGDVARLRSEVVNMQRLVMVSLLKTESASERIRGANWSERINQPDTDVFSALFESLNYDPVVNVRLAALEALTKYYAEAEVKKGIIGSLLRQTSPLVQLALIQVITTVHDAEGVAALMELLKNKDLNKTVRERVEKRIKEMGS; this is translated from the coding sequence ATGAAGAAGACGATTCATATTCTGATTCAACTCCCTGATTACCTTGCGGGAAGTGTGAGCAAGGCCGAAAGGACATCGATTGCGCACCATCTCAAGTCCTGCAAGTCATGCCGATCGGAGTACACAGTCCTCGCGAAGGTCTGGGCGGAGCTTGGTCGCTTGCCTGATGAGAGGCCGGGTCCGCAATTGCAGGAGCAATTCTACTCCAAACTCGAGACGCTGAAGGCTCCCAGCGAACCCCGCGTGGCGCCGGAGATGCGGTTGATCGATCGGATGAACAACCTGGTCGAGCGACTCTGGCCAAAACAACCGGCTGTTCAGATCGCAATCGCGCTAGTTTGCCTCCTCGTTGGATATGTCATCGGTTTCAGGATAGATGGCGGGAACGGTTCCAATGGCGATGTTGCCCGGCTTCGGAGCGAAGTCGTCAACATGCAGCGACTCGTCATGGTCTCGCTCTTGAAAACGGAATCTGCCAGCGAACGGATTCGTGGAGCGAATTGGTCCGAGCGGATCAACCAGCCGGACACAGACGTCTTCTCTGCGCTTTTCGAGTCGCTCAACTATGATCCCGTGGTCAACGTACGGCTGGCAGCGCTCGAGGCACTGACGAAATATTACGCCGAAGCAGAAGTCAAAAAGGGGATCATTGGTTCATTGTTGCGTCAGACCTCTCCGCTCGTTCAACTGGCTCTCATTCAGGTCATCACAACCGTTCATGACGCTGAAGGCGTGGCCGCATTAATGGAGCTCCTGAAGAATAAAGATCTCAACAAGACTGTCCGGGAGCGAGTGGAGAAACGCATCAAAGAAATGGGATCATAG
- a CDS encoding SPFH domain-containing protein has protein sequence MNTVTEFKAKGMNGYSAFVLQVILIALNAYLVYFIAVNEALMYLWLEIPLFVATLLFPAGFFVVQPNEARVLVLFGKYIGTVRESGFWYANPFAIKRHVSLRIRNFNSEKIKVNDLHGNPIEIAAVVVWSVTDSARALFDVEHYENFVAIQSETAIRALASEYPYDAEEETVPSLRGRPQEISERMKHQVQTRLEIAGVEVKDARISHLAYSPEIAQTMLRRQQAQAVIAARKKIVEGAVGMVDQALRTLSEQHIVELDEEKKATMVNNLLVALVSESAAQPVINTGTLYQ, from the coding sequence ATGAATACAGTTACTGAATTCAAAGCCAAAGGAATGAATGGATATTCTGCCTTCGTTCTTCAGGTAATCCTTATCGCCCTGAACGCCTACCTGGTCTATTTCATCGCGGTGAACGAAGCGCTCATGTATCTGTGGCTGGAAATTCCGCTGTTCGTCGCCACGCTGCTTTTCCCCGCCGGGTTTTTCGTTGTGCAGCCAAACGAAGCCCGCGTGCTGGTGCTCTTTGGAAAGTACATCGGGACAGTCCGGGAGTCGGGATTCTGGTATGCGAATCCGTTTGCGATCAAGCGGCACGTTTCGCTGCGGATACGGAACTTCAACAGTGAAAAGATCAAAGTGAACGATCTCCACGGCAACCCGATTGAGATCGCGGCCGTTGTTGTCTGGTCCGTCACCGATTCCGCCCGAGCTCTCTTCGATGTCGAGCACTATGAGAACTTCGTCGCAATTCAGAGTGAAACCGCCATCCGCGCTCTTGCGTCGGAATACCCCTATGACGCCGAGGAGGAAACAGTCCCTTCGCTCCGCGGCAGGCCGCAGGAGATCTCGGAGCGCATGAAGCACCAGGTGCAGACGCGGCTCGAGATTGCAGGCGTTGAGGTGAAAGATGCGCGCATCAGTCACCTGGCGTACTCGCCGGAAATCGCCCAGACCATGTTACGTCGCCAGCAGGCGCAGGCTGTTATCGCCGCACGCAAGAAGATCGTTGAAGGCGCAGTCGGCATGGTCGATCAGGCTCTCCGTACGCTGAGCGAGCAGCACATCGTCGAGCTCGACGAGGAGAAGAAAGCAACGATGGTGAACAACCTCCTGGTTGCGCTCGTTTCCGAGTCCGCGGCGCAGCCCGTCATCAATACCGGAACATTGTATCAATGA
- a CDS encoding anti-sigma factor — protein MANSQNTHWTTDEHLLSQYVLGRLDASHASELDNHLRQCAPCRDAVEAEQQLAAGVRRAGRDALKQRLTKRIEQQGTGTNWYRVAAVAAAIVVLLTIGINNKWFFSGETKVADSRLKSDSIAPKTEVIPQPPSPGQQSPEKTQLADVSKPSSVAERDLAESKGAGAGGSELDRKKGEAEGGKRDVMNVPVPDNSGNILSKKDQVMAEPNAEGIWVEGTVVSGEENVRAAGKAMDKTSEDLREMAPKGKKEPTALMSFAARSRAQQSDGPPVVVTQHPISDLPKSQMRRKQSLSQVQTLFCSDSGGLTMSLYSDSLFTRNDLSEARLQTIRKDSVVLLLGNQRIGYRLPPVLPDQLAKQLKQAP, from the coding sequence ATGGCTAATTCACAAAACACACACTGGACCACCGACGAGCACCTGCTCTCGCAGTACGTCCTCGGCCGACTCGATGCATCACATGCATCCGAGCTGGACAACCATCTTCGGCAGTGCGCTCCATGCCGCGACGCCGTGGAGGCTGAACAGCAGCTCGCCGCCGGCGTTCGCCGCGCCGGCCGTGACGCACTGAAGCAACGGCTCACAAAGCGGATCGAACAACAGGGGACCGGGACAAACTGGTATCGCGTGGCGGCGGTGGCTGCCGCCATCGTTGTGCTCCTCACGATCGGGATAAACAACAAGTGGTTCTTTTCCGGCGAGACAAAGGTCGCCGATTCTCGTCTGAAGTCCGACAGCATCGCACCGAAGACCGAAGTGATTCCTCAGCCGCCGTCTCCGGGTCAGCAATCACCTGAAAAGACACAACTCGCAGATGTGTCGAAGCCATCTTCGGTGGCTGAGCGCGATCTCGCAGAATCGAAGGGGGCAGGAGCAGGGGGTTCCGAGCTTGACAGGAAGAAAGGGGAGGCGGAGGGGGGGAAGCGCGACGTGATGAACGTGCCTGTGCCTGATAACTCCGGGAACATTCTCTCTAAAAAAGATCAGGTGATGGCCGAACCAAATGCAGAAGGGATCTGGGTGGAGGGAACCGTAGTTTCCGGGGAGGAAAACGTTCGCGCTGCGGGGAAGGCGATGGACAAAACGTCTGAGGATTTGCGTGAGATGGCTCCGAAGGGAAAGAAGGAGCCAACAGCTCTGATGTCCTTCGCAGCTCGTTCCCGTGCTCAGCAATCCGATGGCCCGCCGGTGGTGGTTACGCAGCATCCCATATCCGATCTTCCGAAAAGCCAGATGCGCAGAAAGCAAAGTCTTTCCCAGGTGCAGACTTTGTTCTGCTCCGATTCAGGAGGGCTTACGATGTCCCTCTATTCGGATTCCCTCTTCACAAGAAACGACCTAAGTGAGGCCCGCCTTCAAACGATCCGCAAAGACTCCGTGGTTCTTCTGCTGGGTAACCAGAGAATCGGTTACCGGTTGCCTCCCGTTCTTCCGGATCAACTTGCAAAGCAGCTCAAACAGGCACCATGA
- a CDS encoding Arc family DNA-binding protein, translating to MSEKKKFLLRLDESHYTSLEKWAAHDLRSVNAQIEFILTDALRKSGRLKSQEENSDNRENTDISSPAS from the coding sequence ATGAGCGAAAAGAAGAAATTCCTGCTCCGGCTTGACGAGAGCCATTATACGAGTCTCGAAAAGTGGGCCGCACACGATCTGCGCAGCGTCAACGCGCAGATCGAATTCATCCTCACGGATGCGCTGCGGAAATCGGGCAGGCTGAAATCACAGGAAGAGAACAGTGATAACAGAGAGAATACGGACATATCCTCTCCCGCTTCCTGA